In Phreatobacter stygius, a genomic segment contains:
- a CDS encoding vWA domain-containing protein, which produces MAHALTENIAHFARALRVAGLPVGPGTVIDAVHAVEAAGIGSREDFYWTLHSVFVGKHEHSIIFHDGFEIFWKRRHLMEKLLQVLMPVAHAPQAKPDPVSLRLQEAFFKDTEATPVERPELEVDARFTVSDVEVLQQKDFAQMTAAEISEAQRRVAALVLPDDAVPTRRLAPDPRGHRIDFRRTLRRSIGQGGAIIDLAMRGAKDKHPPLVVLCDISGSMSQYTRVMLHFIHALMDRRRHVHAFVFGTRLTNITRALKAKDPDEALAATTSAVQDWSGGTRIAPSLHAFNKLWSRRVLSGGAVVLLVTDGLERDVSGDLAREADRLHRSCRRLVWLNPLLRFDGFEAKAQGIRALLPHVDEFRTVHNIAAVADLVTALDARRVDRSHDPRLWLKAA; this is translated from the coding sequence ATGGCTCATGCGCTGACCGAGAACATCGCCCATTTCGCCCGGGCTTTGCGGGTCGCCGGCCTGCCGGTCGGGCCCGGCACGGTGATCGACGCCGTTCACGCGGTGGAAGCCGCCGGCATCGGTTCGCGCGAGGATTTCTACTGGACGCTGCACTCGGTGTTCGTCGGCAAACACGAACATTCGATCATCTTCCATGACGGCTTTGAGATCTTCTGGAAGCGGCGGCACCTGATGGAAAAACTGCTGCAGGTGCTGATGCCGGTGGCGCATGCGCCGCAGGCCAAACCCGACCCGGTGTCGCTGCGCCTGCAGGAGGCTTTCTTCAAGGACACCGAAGCCACGCCGGTGGAGCGGCCGGAGCTCGAGGTGGACGCCCGTTTCACGGTCTCCGATGTCGAGGTGCTGCAGCAGAAAGACTTCGCCCAGATGACGGCGGCCGAGATTTCCGAGGCGCAGCGGCGCGTCGCGGCCCTGGTCCTGCCCGACGATGCCGTGCCGACGCGCCGGCTGGCGCCCGATCCGCGTGGCCATCGCATCGATTTCCGGCGCACGCTGCGCCGTTCGATCGGGCAGGGCGGCGCGATCATCGATCTCGCCATGCGCGGAGCCAAAGACAAGCATCCGCCGCTGGTGGTGCTCTGCGACATCTCGGGCTCGATGAGCCAGTACACTCGGGTGATGCTGCATTTCATTCACGCCCTGATGGACCGGCGGCGGCACGTCCATGCCTTCGTGTTCGGCACCCGGCTGACCAATATCACCCGCGCCCTGAAGGCCAAGGACCCGGACGAGGCGCTGGCGGCCACCACCTCGGCCGTGCAAGACTGGTCGGGCGGCACGCGCATCGCGCCGTCGCTGCACGCCTTCAACAAGCTCTGGTCGCGCCGGGTGCTGTCGGGTGGCGCCGTCGTGCTGCTGGTCACCGACGGGCTGGAGCGTGATGTCTCGGGGGATCTGGCGCGCGAGGCCGACCGGCTGCACCGGTCGTGCCGGCGGCTGGTCTGGCTCAACCCGCTGCTGCGGTTCGATGGTTTCGAAGCCAAGGCGCAGGGGATCCGCGCGCTGCTGCCGCATGTCGACGAGTTCCGCACCGTCCACAATATCGCCGCCGTCGCCGACCTGGTGACCGCGCTCGACGCGCGCCGGGTGGATCGCTCGCATGATCCGCGCCTGTGGCTCAAGGCGGCGTGA
- a CDS encoding carboxymuconolactone decarboxylase family protein codes for MFLQTIAEAEATGRVAEIYAAQKAQMGFVMAAAQCFTTRPDLLPAYTEFLDKIRSGFSLGPREWRLITLVAAKHVPSTYCSYVYGKQLIGDLGSKEAVMAVQRDFRTAGLSDRDVEMLAYAEQVTTDASKISQHDIGRLQSHGFTDQQICDIALCAAFRCFVSRFFDAVGAGPEAAFIDSDAEFRAAMTVGKAS; via the coding sequence ATGTTCTTGCAAACCATCGCCGAGGCCGAAGCAACCGGCAGGGTTGCCGAGATCTACGCGGCGCAGAAGGCGCAGATGGGTTTCGTCATGGCCGCCGCGCAGTGCTTCACCACGCGCCCCGACCTGCTGCCGGCCTATACCGAGTTTCTCGACAAGATCCGCTCCGGCTTCTCGCTCGGCCCGCGGGAATGGCGCCTGATCACGCTGGTCGCGGCAAAACATGTGCCGTCGACCTATTGCTCCTATGTCTACGGCAAGCAGCTGATCGGTGACCTCGGGTCGAAAGAAGCGGTCATGGCCGTCCAGCGCGACTTCCGCACCGCGGGCCTGTCGGACCGGGATGTCGAGATGCTGGCCTATGCCGAGCAGGTCACGACCGATGCATCGAAGATTTCGCAACATGATATCGGCCGGCTGCAATCGCACGGATTCACCGATCAGCAGATCTGCGACATTGCCCTTTGCGCCGCCTTTCGATGTTTCGTCAGCCGGTTCTTCGACGCCGTGGGCGCCGGTCCCGAGGCTGCCTTCATCGACAGCGACGCGGAGTTTCGCGCGGCCATGACCGTCGGCAAGGCCTCCTGA
- a CDS encoding DUF3108 domain-containing protein translates to MTTRLTTTGLLQVSGLALALGTGAPAPALAINGQVSAEYAVSFLGLPIGTGTMVSSTDGTTYRTTLNARVTGVAAMFAGGSGTATATGRIAGAAAIPASFNIEVHSGGKVETTRIAMAEGNVRSVVRNPDKPPHTRATPVTAEHLRGVVDPLSAGIFIAGGTGPVTGAAACERRSRIYNGVVRFDLIYAFVGTRQVEIAGYKGDAAICSVRFEPVAGYRTDRSDIQAARRRSAEITLVPIQGSRTLIPARISLTTGYGTGVAQATKLDLNPGLPVARRASAD, encoded by the coding sequence ATGACGACACGGCTGACCACCACAGGGCTCTTGCAGGTCTCCGGCCTGGCGCTTGCGCTCGGGACCGGAGCGCCGGCGCCGGCATTGGCCATCAACGGCCAGGTTTCGGCGGAATATGCCGTGTCGTTCTTGGGATTGCCGATCGGCACCGGCACGATGGTTTCGTCGACCGACGGCACGACCTATCGCACGACGCTGAACGCCCGGGTGACCGGCGTGGCGGCGATGTTCGCCGGCGGTTCGGGCACGGCGACGGCGACCGGGCGGATCGCCGGCGCCGCGGCCATTCCGGCGAGTTTCAACATCGAGGTCCATTCCGGCGGCAAGGTCGAAACCACCCGGATCGCCATGGCCGAGGGCAATGTCCGCTCGGTGGTGCGCAATCCCGACAAGCCGCCGCATACCCGCGCGACACCGGTCACCGCCGAGCATCTGCGCGGTGTCGTCGACCCCCTGTCGGCGGGCATCTTCATTGCCGGCGGCACCGGCCCGGTGACCGGCGCGGCGGCTTGCGAGCGGCGCTCGCGCATCTATAACGGCGTGGTCCGCTTCGACCTGATCTATGCCTTTGTCGGCACGCGCCAGGTCGAGATTGCCGGCTACAAGGGCGATGCCGCCATTTGCAGCGTCCGCTTCGAGCCGGTTGCCGGCTATCGCACCGACCGTTCCGACATCCAGGCGGCGCGGCGACGCTCGGCCGAAATCACGCTGGTGCCGATACAGGGGTCGCGCACGCTGATCCCGGCGCGCATCTCGCTGACCACGGGTTATGGCACCGGCGTCGCGCAGGCGACCAAGCTCGACCTCAATCCCGGCCTGCCGGTAGCGCGGCGCGCCTCTGCGGATTGA
- a CDS encoding FAD binding domain-containing protein — protein sequence MYPFKYHKAATVRGAVSLLKKAEEPKLLAGGQTLIPTMKQRLASPKAIIDLAGAGLSGIEQKGRTIVIGAMTTHAEVASSAAVQATIPALARLAGNIGDPQVRHKGTIGGSVANNDPAADYPAALIALGATVHTNKRKLPAEEFFAGLFSTVLDEDEIITKIAFPAPGKAAYVKFPNPASRYAIVGVFVAKKGRSVRVAVTGAGNNGVFRHAAMEEALSKRFNAKSLEGIATEAKDLNGDIHASADYRAHLVGVMARRAVAAAA from the coding sequence ATGTATCCTTTCAAGTACCACAAGGCCGCCACGGTTCGTGGCGCCGTCTCGCTGCTCAAGAAGGCGGAGGAGCCGAAGCTGCTCGCCGGCGGGCAGACGCTGATCCCGACCATGAAGCAGCGGCTGGCCAGCCCGAAGGCGATCATCGACCTGGCCGGAGCCGGCCTTTCCGGCATCGAGCAGAAGGGCCGCACCATCGTCATCGGCGCGATGACGACCCATGCCGAGGTGGCCAGTTCGGCCGCCGTGCAGGCGACGATCCCGGCGCTCGCCCGTCTCGCCGGCAATATCGGCGACCCGCAGGTGCGCCACAAAGGCACCATTGGCGGGTCGGTGGCCAACAATGATCCGGCCGCCGACTATCCGGCGGCGCTGATCGCGCTTGGCGCGACCGTGCACACCAACAAGCGCAAGCTGCCGGCGGAGGAGTTCTTCGCCGGGCTGTTCTCGACCGTGCTGGACGAGGACGAGATCATCACCAAGATCGCTTTCCCGGCGCCGGGCAAGGCGGCCTATGTCAAGTTTCCGAACCCCGCCTCGCGTTATGCCATCGTCGGCGTTTTCGTCGCCAAGAAGGGCCGTTCGGTACGCGTCGCGGTGACCGGCGCGGGCAATAACGGCGTGTTCCGCCATGCCGCCATGGAGGAGGCGCTGTCGAAGCGCTTCAACGCCAAGTCGCTCGAAGGCATCGCAACGGAAGCCAAGGACCTGAACGGCGACATTCATGCCTCCGCCGACTATCGCGCGCATCTGGTCGGCGTCATGGCGCGCCGGGCGGTGGCCGCGGCGGCCTGA
- a CDS encoding (2Fe-2S)-binding protein: MPTVTMTVNGRSVSADVDPRTLLVQFLRENLHLTGTHVGCDTSQCGACVVHVDGKAVKSCTTFALQCEGATVLTIEGLAQDGKLHPMQEAFREHHGLQCGFCTPGMIMSAIDIVNRKGAVDEHTIREELEGNICRCTGYHNIVKSVQAGAQAMTGKTPVRQAAE; this comes from the coding sequence ATGCCGACGGTGACCATGACGGTCAACGGACGCTCGGTTTCGGCCGACGTCGACCCGCGTACGCTGCTCGTCCAATTCCTGCGCGAAAATCTGCACCTGACCGGCACCCATGTCGGCTGCGACACGTCGCAATGCGGCGCCTGCGTGGTCCATGTCGACGGCAAGGCGGTGAAGTCCTGCACGACGTTTGCCCTGCAATGCGAGGGCGCCACCGTTCTGACCATCGAGGGGCTGGCCCAGGACGGCAAGCTGCACCCGATGCAGGAGGCCTTCCGCGAGCACCATGGCCTGCAATGCGGCTTCTGCACGCCCGGCATGATCATGTCGGCGATCGACATCGTGAACCGCAAGGGCGCGGTGGACGAGCACACCATTCGCGAGGAGCTGGAAGGCAATATCTGCCGCTGCACCGGCTATCACAACATCGTCAAGTCGGTTCAGGCCGGCGCCCAGGCGATGACGGGCAAGACACCGGTCCGACAAGCCGCCGAATAA
- a CDS encoding FAD-dependent oxidoreductase, which produces MQRRHFLYGAGAAVVALSGGAAADESLPSSARAPAQPISFAPPPPLVPIRARADRIVAINVCSRPFRAQGPRIEAERIGRKTVVHNYGHGGSGWSLSWGSAALAVRLAQVTRETRIAVIGCGAIGLTTALVAQRAGLHVRIYAKERPPETRSFNATGVWSPDSRICTVEHATPEFERRWEDMARLSFRTYQTLLGLADSPIEWRDGYMLSDTPFDQPAGHGDEREPPYPDLERRLLADIRGPMQALEPGQHPFQVPHARRYSQMIFNITAYARLLLDDFLRLGGEIETRAFESPRQFADLREKTLVNCTGYGARALLGDETIVPVRGQTARLIPQPQVNYGVLYRNHNLYVVPRRDGILVQAQADGDFGNADTTVDRAASEAAVARLAGLFATK; this is translated from the coding sequence ATGCAACGCCGTCATTTCCTTTATGGGGCCGGGGCCGCCGTCGTCGCGCTGTCCGGTGGTGCCGCCGCCGATGAAAGCCTGCCATCGTCGGCCCGTGCGCCGGCGCAACCGATCTCCTTCGCGCCGCCGCCGCCATTGGTGCCGATCCGGGCGCGCGCCGACCGCATCGTCGCGATCAATGTCTGCTCGCGGCCGTTTCGCGCGCAAGGCCCGCGCATCGAGGCCGAACGGATCGGCCGCAAGACGGTGGTGCACAATTACGGCCATGGCGGCAGCGGCTGGTCCCTGTCCTGGGGCTCGGCGGCGCTGGCCGTGCGCCTGGCCCAGGTGACCCGCGAAACCAGGATCGCGGTGATCGGCTGCGGCGCGATCGGCCTGACCACGGCACTGGTCGCGCAACGCGCCGGCCTGCACGTGCGCATCTACGCCAAGGAGCGGCCGCCCGAGACGCGATCGTTCAACGCCACCGGCGTATGGTCGCCGGATTCGCGCATCTGCACGGTGGAACACGCGACACCGGAGTTCGAGCGGCGCTGGGAAGACATGGCGCGCCTGTCGTTCCGGACCTATCAGACCCTGCTTGGCCTCGCCGACAGCCCGATCGAATGGCGCGACGGCTACATGTTGTCCGACACGCCGTTCGACCAGCCGGCCGGCCATGGCGACGAGCGCGAGCCGCCTTATCCGGATCTGGAGCGGCGCCTGCTCGCCGACATCCGCGGGCCGATGCAGGCCCTGGAACCGGGGCAGCATCCCTTCCAGGTGCCCCATGCGCGGCGCTATTCCCAGATGATCTTCAACATCACCGCCTATGCGCGGCTGCTGCTGGACGACTTCCTGCGGCTCGGCGGCGAAATCGAAACCCGCGCTTTCGAAAGCCCGCGCCAGTTCGCCGACCTGCGCGAGAAGACGCTGGTCAATTGCACGGGTTATGGCGCGCGCGCCCTGCTCGGCGACGAGACGATCGTGCCGGTGCGCGGCCAGACCGCGCGGCTGATCCCGCAGCCGCAGGTCAATTACGGCGTGCTCTACCGCAATCACAATCTCTATGTCGTGCCGCGCCGGGACGGCATTCTGGTGCAGGCCCAGGCCGATGGTGATTTCGGCAATGCCGACACGACGGTGGATCGGGCGGCATCCGAGGCGGCGGTGGCGCGGCTGGCCGGGCTGTTTGCGACGAAGTAG
- the pcaC gene encoding 4-carboxymuconolactone decarboxylase, producing MDEKERFEAGLKVRRAVLGDAHVDRSLAARDSFTTEFQDLITRYAWGEIWTRPGLDHKTRSYLVLAMTASMGRWEEFRLHCRASFANGVTTDEIKEVLLQIAIYAGVPAANTAVKEAKEVFAEMGIKT from the coding sequence ATGGACGAGAAAGAGCGCTTCGAGGCCGGCCTCAAGGTGCGCCGCGCGGTACTGGGCGATGCCCATGTCGACCGTTCGCTCGCCGCCCGCGACAGCTTCACCACCGAGTTCCAGGACCTGATCACCCGCTATGCCTGGGGCGAGATCTGGACCAGGCCCGGCCTCGACCACAAGACCCGCAGCTATCTGGTGCTCGCCATGACCGCCTCGATGGGCCGGTGGGAAGAGTTCCGGCTGCATTGCCGCGCCTCCTTCGCCAATGGCGTGACCACCGACGAGATCAAGGAAGTGCTGCTGCAGATCGCCATCTATGCCGGCGTTCCCGCCGCCAATACCGCGGTCAAGGAGGCCAAGGAGGTCTTCGCCGAAATGGGCATCAAGACCTGA
- a CDS encoding xanthine dehydrogenase family protein molybdopterin-binding subunit, with product MTVTGIGAAVRRKEDFRFITGKGQYTDDINRPGQTQAYFLRSPHAHATLKKIDTAKARAMPGVVAIFTGEDIAADKIGGLICGWMIHSKDGTPMRAGPHPVLAQGKVRYVGDHVAVVIAETLAQAKDAAEAIVVDYGVLPANADAARAQDKGAPEVHSEAPANTVYDWHIGDKAATDAAFAKAKHVTKLDIINNRLVPNAMEPRAAIGDYDAGNDALTLYTTSQNPHVARLVLSAFIGIAPEHKLRVIAPDVGGGFGSKIFIYAEETVCVWAARKVNRPVKWTADRTEEFLAIAHGRDHVTRAELATDAEGKITGLRVKTIANMGAYLSTFASSVPTYLYATLLSGQYAIPAIYAEVDAVYTNTAPVDAYRGAGRPEATFVVERLVEVTAREIGMDPAAFRKRNFIAKFPHQTPVIMMYDVGDYKASLLKAMDMADVKGFGKRKREAAKRGKLRGLGYSTYIEACGIAPSQAVGSLGAGVGLWESAEVRVNPVGTVEVLTGSHSHGQGHETTFAQLVSHRLGIPIDNVSIVHGDTDKVQFGMGTYGSRSGAVGMSAISKALDKIEAKAKKVAAHVLEAAEADIDFKDGQFTVKGTDKSVDFGTVALNAYIAHKFNPQELEPGLKEGSFYDPTNFTFPAGCHICEIEVDTETGVSTIAKWTAVDDFGNVINPMIVEGQVHGGIAQGVGQALLEGTVYTKDGQLITASFMDYAMPRAHDLPSFDVGMTVTPCPSNPLGIKGCGEAGAIASPPAVINALTDALGTEDIPMPATPLAVWNVIQKLAKTAKAAE from the coding sequence ATGACTGTGACCGGCATTGGTGCGGCTGTACGCCGCAAAGAAGATTTCCGTTTCATCACCGGCAAGGGCCAATATACCGACGACATCAACCGTCCGGGCCAGACGCAGGCCTATTTCCTGCGCTCGCCGCATGCCCACGCGACCTTGAAGAAAATCGACACCGCCAAGGCCCGGGCCATGCCGGGCGTGGTGGCGATCTTCACCGGCGAGGACATCGCGGCCGACAAGATCGGCGGGCTGATCTGCGGCTGGATGATCCATTCCAAGGACGGCACGCCGATGCGGGCAGGGCCGCATCCGGTGCTCGCCCAGGGCAAGGTGCGTTATGTCGGCGACCACGTCGCGGTGGTCATCGCCGAGACGCTGGCGCAAGCCAAGGACGCGGCCGAGGCGATCGTCGTCGATTACGGCGTGCTGCCGGCCAATGCCGACGCCGCCAGGGCGCAGGACAAGGGCGCCCCGGAGGTCCATTCGGAAGCCCCGGCCAATACGGTCTATGACTGGCATATCGGCGACAAGGCGGCGACCGACGCGGCTTTCGCCAAGGCCAAACACGTCACCAAGCTCGACATCATCAACAACCGCCTGGTGCCCAATGCGATGGAGCCCAGGGCGGCGATCGGCGACTACGATGCCGGCAACGACGCGCTGACGCTCTATACCACCAGCCAGAACCCGCATGTGGCGCGCCTGGTGCTGTCCGCCTTCATCGGCATTGCGCCCGAGCACAAGCTCAGGGTGATCGCGCCGGATGTCGGCGGCGGCTTCGGGTCGAAGATCTTCATCTATGCCGAGGAGACGGTTTGCGTCTGGGCCGCGCGCAAGGTCAACCGGCCGGTCAAGTGGACGGCCGACAGGACCGAGGAGTTCCTGGCCATCGCCCATGGCCGCGACCACGTGACCCGGGCCGAGCTTGCCACCGACGCCGAAGGCAAGATCACCGGCCTGCGGGTCAAGACGATCGCCAATATGGGCGCCTATCTCTCGACCTTCGCCTCGTCGGTGCCGACCTATCTCTACGCGACCCTGCTGTCCGGCCAATATGCCATTCCGGCCATCTATGCCGAGGTCGATGCGGTCTATACCAACACCGCGCCGGTCGACGCCTATCGCGGCGCCGGACGGCCGGAAGCGACCTTCGTGGTCGAGCGCCTGGTCGAGGTCACGGCACGCGAGATCGGCATGGACCCGGCCGCCTTCCGCAAGCGGAATTTCATCGCCAAATTCCCGCACCAGACGCCGGTCATCATGATGTACGACGTCGGCGACTACAAAGCCTCGCTCTTGAAGGCGATGGACATGGCCGACGTGAAGGGGTTCGGCAAGCGCAAGCGGGAGGCGGCCAAGCGCGGCAAGCTCCGGGGCCTGGGCTATTCCACCTATATCGAGGCCTGCGGCATCGCGCCGTCACAGGCGGTCGGTTCGCTTGGCGCCGGCGTCGGCTTGTGGGAATCGGCCGAGGTCCGGGTCAATCCGGTCGGCACCGTCGAGGTCCTGACCGGCTCTCACAGCCATGGCCAGGGTCACGAGACGACCTTCGCCCAGCTCGTCTCGCACCGCCTGGGCATTCCGATCGACAATGTCTCGATCGTCCATGGCGATACCGACAAGGTGCAGTTCGGCATGGGCACCTATGGCTCGCGCTCCGGCGCGGTCGGCATGTCGGCGATATCCAAGGCGCTCGACAAGATCGAGGCCAAGGCCAAGAAGGTCGCGGCCCATGTGCTGGAAGCGGCCGAAGCCGATATCGACTTCAAGGACGGCCAGTTCACCGTCAAGGGCACCGACAAGTCGGTGGATTTCGGCACGGTGGCGCTGAATGCCTATATCGCCCACAAGTTCAATCCGCAGGAGCTGGAACCGGGCCTGAAGGAAGGGTCGTTCTACGATCCGACCAATTTCACCTTTCCGGCCGGCTGCCATATCTGCGAGATCGAGGTCGATACCGAGACCGGCGTTTCGACCATTGCCAAATGGACGGCGGTGGACGATTTCGGCAATGTCATCAACCCGATGATCGTCGAAGGCCAGGTCCATGGCGGCATCGCCCAGGGCGTCGGCCAGGCGCTGCTGGAAGGCACGGTCTATACCAAGGACGGGCAGCTGATCACCGCCTCGTTCATGGACTATGCCATGCCGCGGGCGCACGACCTGCCGTCCTTCGACGTCGGCATGACGGTGACACCGTGCCCGTCCAATCCCTTGGGCATCAAGGGTTGCGGCGAGGCCGGCGCGATCGCCTCTCCACCGGCGGTCATCAACGCACTCACCGACGCGCTCGGCACGGAAGATATCCCGATGCCGGCGACACCGCTCGCGGTGTGGAACGTCATCCAGAAACTGGCAAAGACGGCCAAGGCGGCCGAGTAA
- the pcaD gene encoding 3-oxoadipate enol-lactonase: MPRFTTSDGLSLRYEDTGGAGPALLLSNSLGTRLEMWDPQMPAFSSLYRVVRYDKRGHGESDLKAGPTSFARLTRDAVELLDHLNIDKADWCGLSMGGMSGMWAGTHHGRRFGKIVLCNTAASMPTADMWNQRIAIVKSQGLKPLIPTIVDRWFTKRFQAADGKAVARVVEMLETTPAEGYAAASAAIRDMDQREAIRSIGNPVLVISGTHDGSTPPERGREIAAAIPKAKYVELDAAHLSNIEQDKAFTATVTDFLKS; the protein is encoded by the coding sequence ATGCCGCGCTTCACCACCTCCGACGGCCTGTCGCTGCGCTATGAGGACACCGGCGGGGCCGGGCCGGCGCTCCTGCTGTCGAACTCGCTCGGCACCCGCCTGGAGATGTGGGATCCGCAAATGCCGGCCTTTTCCAGCCTCTATCGGGTGGTGCGCTACGACAAGCGCGGCCACGGCGAGAGCGACCTGAAGGCCGGCCCGACCAGTTTCGCCCGGCTGACCCGGGACGCCGTCGAATTGCTCGATCATTTGAACATCGACAAGGCCGACTGGTGCGGCCTGTCGATGGGCGGCATGAGCGGCATGTGGGCCGGCACCCATCATGGCCGGCGCTTCGGCAAGATCGTCCTGTGCAACACCGCCGCGTCGATGCCGACCGCCGACATGTGGAACCAGCGCATCGCCATCGTGAAGAGCCAGGGGCTGAAGCCGCTGATCCCGACCATTGTCGACCGCTGGTTCACCAAGCGGTTCCAGGCGGCCGACGGCAAGGCCGTCGCCCGCGTCGTCGAGATGCTCGAGACGACCCCGGCGGAAGGTTATGCCGCCGCCTCCGCCGCCATCCGCGACATGGACCAGCGCGAGGCGATCCGGTCGATCGGCAATCCCGTGCTGGTCATTTCGGGCACCCATGACGGCTCGACGCCGCCCGAGCGCGGCCGCGAGATCGCCGCCGCCATCCCCAAGGCGAAATATGTCGAGCTCGACGCCGCGCACCTGTCGAATATCGAGCAGGACAAGGCATTCACCGCCACGGTCACCGATTTCCTGAAGAGCTGA
- a CDS encoding PepSY domain-containing protein, with product MLLNKLHLALVVTMLNVAPLPLSAARAGDRLPTPEERRQIEQILRGEGFTQWGEIDYGNGQFEVAKAVARDGQRYDLKLSQVDFSIVSRDRDE from the coding sequence ATGCTGCTGAACAAGCTGCACCTCGCCCTCGTGGTGACCATGCTGAATGTCGCGCCGCTGCCTCTGTCCGCGGCGCGCGCCGGCGACCGGCTGCCGACGCCGGAGGAGCGCAGGCAAATCGAACAGATCCTGCGCGGCGAGGGTTTCACCCAATGGGGCGAGATCGATTACGGCAACGGCCAGTTCGAGGTGGCCAAGGCGGTCGCCCGCGACGGCCAGCGATACGACCTGAAGCTCAGCCAGGTCGATTTCTCGATCGTCTCGCGCGACCGCGACGAGTGA
- a CDS encoding GIY-YIG nuclease family protein, whose translation MPRAYGGWVYIMTNRPNGTLYTGVASDLSRRAWEHREGAMPGFTRRYGLKMLVFFERFEDIRDAIQREKNIKHWPRAWKVRLILAENPDWVDLDDQLGGRVPTGGVTDGWSSAVAG comes from the coding sequence GTGCCGAGGGCCTATGGCGGCTGGGTCTATATCATGACGAACCGGCCCAACGGCACGCTCTATACCGGCGTGGCGAGCGACCTTTCCCGCCGCGCCTGGGAGCATCGCGAGGGTGCAATGCCTGGGTTCACGCGTCGCTACGGCTTGAAGATGCTGGTCTTTTTCGAGCGGTTCGAGGATATCAGGGACGCCATACAGCGCGAGAAGAACATCAAGCACTGGCCGCGCGCCTGGAAGGTCCGGCTGATCCTCGCGGAAAACCCGGATTGGGTCGATCTCGATGACCAACTCGGCGGTCGTGTCCCGACTGGTGGTGTAACTGACGGGTGGTCATCGGCGGTTGCCGGTTAG
- a CDS encoding AAA family ATPase, giving the protein MTVHSPSALPTSIDETLALLKRGHYVADRSLATVLFLALKMGRPLLLEGEAGVGKTEIAKVLAATLGRGLIRLQCYEGLDVSAAVYEWNYAAQMIAIRVAEAEGTVDKESLTAGIFSERYLVKRPLLQALEPDPRGAPVLLIDELDRTDEAFEAFLLEVLSDYQVTVPELGTIRAPHAPIVIVTSNRTREIHDALKRRCLYHWVDYPDATRELAILKAKAPGAPERLTKDIVAFVQRLRKTDLFKVPGVAETIDWATALTELDAVGLDPQGVTDTLGVLLKYQDDIVKMQGGEAKAILDEVRAGR; this is encoded by the coding sequence GTGACCGTTCATTCTCCTTCAGCCTTGCCCACCTCGATCGACGAAACCCTGGCCTTGCTGAAACGCGGCCATTATGTCGCCGATCGTTCGCTCGCCACCGTCCTGTTCCTTGCCCTGAAAATGGGTCGGCCGCTGCTGCTCGAGGGCGAGGCGGGGGTCGGCAAGACCGAGATCGCCAAGGTCCTGGCGGCAACGCTCGGCCGCGGCCTGATCCGGCTGCAATGTTACGAGGGGCTCGACGTCTCGGCGGCGGTCTATGAGTGGAACTATGCCGCCCAGATGATCGCCATCCGGGTGGCCGAAGCCGAGGGCACGGTCGACAAGGAAAGCCTCACCGCCGGCATCTTCTCCGAGCGCTATCTGGTCAAGCGGCCGCTGTTGCAGGCGCTCGAGCCGGATCCGCGCGGCGCACCGGTGCTGCTGATCGACGAACTCGACCGGACCGACGAGGCCTTCGAGGCTTTCCTCCTGGAAGTGCTGTCGGACTACCAGGTGACGGTGCCCGAGCTCGGGACCATCAGGGCGCCGCACGCGCCGATCGTCATCGTCACCTCCAACCGGACCCGCGAGATCCATGACGCGTTGAAACGCCGCTGCCTCTATCACTGGGTCGACTATCCCGATGCGACGCGCGAGCTGGCGATCCTCAAGGCCAAGGCGCCGGGCGCGCCGGAGCGGTTGACTAAGGACATCGTGGCTTTCGTCCAGCGGCTGAGGAAGACCGACCTGTTCAAGGTGCCGGGTGTCGCCGAAACCATCGACTGGGCCACCGCGCTGACCGAGCTCGACGCCGTCGGGCTGGATCCGCAAGGGGTCACCGACACGCTCGGCGTGCTGCTCAAATACCAGGACGACATCGTCAAGATGCAGGGCGGCGAAGCCAAGGCCATCCTCGACGAGGTCAGGGCAGGGCGGTGA